In one window of Haloterrigena salifodinae DNA:
- a CDS encoding HalOD1 output domain-containing protein, with protein sequence MSGTTLDYHNDSLSLSVIEALADATDTDPVELEPLYHVVDPEALDQLFQGTTPATARVQFSYGEHTVEVRGDGTILVDGTVHESP encoded by the coding sequence ATGTCCGGAACGACGCTCGACTACCACAACGATTCGCTCAGTCTCTCAGTGATCGAGGCCCTCGCCGACGCGACCGACACCGACCCCGTCGAACTCGAGCCGCTGTACCACGTCGTCGACCCCGAGGCGCTCGATCAGCTCTTTCAGGGAACCACGCCGGCAACCGCGCGCGTCCAGTTCAGCTACGGCGAGCACACCGTCGAAGTTCGCGGCGACGGAACCATTCTGGTCGACGGAACGGTCCATGAGAGCCCGTAA
- a CDS encoding PAS domain-containing protein translates to MTPATVAPVLDGPSPIAGELTALAVGDRRHTERVEAAVDDDDQITVRTAPSVADALPELDDVDCFVGSYPPENGTGLIERVTEGAIDLPIVLLVDEGATVEDGVRSHDWLDWVDRAAAIEDGERLRRRIRSLVERRRLAGLTRRSLAGIELAGDAIAIVAPDGTVQFANRGFAMQFGYSRDDLAGRSWRTLFTDDSVDRLETAAVPTVADGWRWTGSCTGRRNSGVTFPVRVRLGGPEDGGLVFVVEPVDTDAERDADAGDSS, encoded by the coding sequence ATGACGCCGGCAACGGTCGCGCCCGTCCTCGACGGCCCGTCGCCGATCGCCGGGGAGCTCACGGCCCTCGCCGTCGGCGATCGACGGCACACCGAGCGAGTCGAAGCCGCCGTCGACGACGACGATCAGATCACGGTTCGGACCGCACCGTCGGTCGCGGACGCCCTCCCGGAACTCGACGACGTCGACTGTTTTGTCGGCTCTTACCCGCCGGAAAACGGCACCGGACTCATCGAGCGGGTCACCGAAGGGGCGATCGACCTCCCGATCGTCCTGCTCGTCGACGAGGGAGCGACGGTCGAGGATGGGGTGCGCTCTCACGACTGGCTCGACTGGGTGGACCGCGCCGCGGCGATCGAGGACGGCGAGCGGCTGCGCCGTCGGATTCGGTCGCTCGTCGAGCGGCGGCGACTCGCCGGACTCACTCGGCGCTCGCTGGCCGGTATCGAACTCGCCGGGGACGCGATCGCCATCGTCGCGCCCGACGGCACCGTCCAGTTCGCGAACCGTGGATTCGCGATGCAGTTCGGCTACAGTCGGGACGACCTCGCCGGACGTTCGTGGCGGACGCTGTTTACCGACGACAGCGTCGATCGCCTCGAGACGGCCGCGGTGCCGACGGTCGCGGACGGCTGGCGTTGGACCGGAAGCTGTACCGGCCGTCGAAACTCGGGGGTGACGTTTCCGGTTCGGGTTCGCCTGGGCGGTCCCGAGGACGGTGGGCTGGTATTCGTCGTCGAACCCGTCGATACGGACGCCGAACGGGACGCCGATGCGGGCGACTCGAGCTAG